From Tripterygium wilfordii isolate XIE 37 chromosome 13, ASM1340144v1, whole genome shotgun sequence, the proteins below share one genomic window:
- the LOC120013516 gene encoding alanine--glyoxylate aminotransferase 2 homolog 3, mitochondrial-like isoform X2: protein MLNLVDGKMQYLFDENGRRYLDAFGGIATVCCGHCHPDVVDAIVNQTKRLQHSTVLYLNHAIADFAEALASKLPGNLKVVFFTNSGTEANELAMMIARLYTGCHDMVSLRNAYHGNAAGTMGATAQRIWKFNIVQSGVHHAMNPDPYRGMFGSDGEKYAKDVHDLIEFGTSGNVAGFISEAIQGVGGIVELAPGYLPAVYKTIKNAGGLCIADEVQAGFARTGSHFWGFEGHGVVPDIVTMAKGIGNGIPLGAVVTTPEIGEVLTRRSYFNTFGGNPVCTAAGHAVLRVIEKEKLQDNAFKVGSYLKQRLVELKDKHDIIGDVRGKGLMLGVELVTDRKLKTPAKAEILHVMDQMKELGVLIGKGGFYGNVFRITPPLCFTKEDADFLVDAMDYTMSKM, encoded by the exons ATG CTCAACTTGGTAGATGGGAAGATGCAGTATTTGTTCGATGAGAACGGCCGGAGATATCTAGACGCCTTTGGAGGGATTGCTACGGTATGCTGCGGCCACTGTCATCCCGATGTGGTCGATGCTATTGTCAACCAAACCAAGCGCTTGCAGCACTCCACAGTCCTCTATCTCAACCACGCCATCGCTGATTTCGCCGAGGCCTTGGCCTCGAAGTTACCGGGAAATCTCAAG GTGGTGTTCTTTACGAATTCTGGGACGGAAGCAAATGAATTGGCAATGATGATAGCAAGGTTATACACGGGGTGTCATGATATGGTATCATTGAGGAATGCTTATCATGGGAATGCAGCCGGGACTATGGGTGCCACTGCACAGCGTATCTGGAAATTCAACATTGTACAG AGCGGAGTTCATCATGCCATGAACCCAGACCCATACAGAGGGATGTTTGGATCAGATGGAGAGAAATATGCCAAAGATGTGCATGATCTTATTGAGTTTGGAACCTCGGGCAATGTCGCTGGTTTCATATCAGAAGCCATACAG GGAGTAGGGGGCATTGTAGAATTGGCCCCAGGTTACTTACCTGCTGTTTATAAGACCATCAAAAATGCAGGAGGCCTTTGCATTGCTGATGAGGTACAGGCTGGGTTTGCCCGCACAGGAAGCCATTTCTGGGGTTTTGAGGGTCATGGTGTCGTTCCTGATATAGTCACAATGGCAAAG GGTATTGGAAATGGAATTCCTCTTGGTGCTGTGGTAACAACCCCTGAAATTGGTGAAGTTCTTACTCGTCGGAGTTACTTCAACACCTTTGGTGGGAACCCTGTTTGTACTGCTGCAGGGCATGCTGTGTTAAGGGTTATTGAGAAAGAAAAGCTTCAGGATAATGCATTCAAAGTAGGATCTTATCTGAAGCAACGACTTGTTGAACTCAAAGACAAACATGACA TAATTGGAGATGTGAGGGGAAAAGGACTTATGCTTGGAGTTGAACTCGTGACTGACCGCAAACTGAAAACTCCAGCAAAAGCAGAAATTCTGCATGTAATGGACCAGATGAAAG AACTGGGCGTATTGATCGGGAAAGGAGGATTCTATGGAAATGTATTTAGAATTACTCCTCCTCTCTGCTTTACCAAGGAAGATGCAg ATTTCCTTGTTGATGCGATGGATTACACAATGTCGAAGATGTGA
- the LOC120013516 gene encoding alanine--glyoxylate aminotransferase 2 homolog 3, mitochondrial-like isoform X1, producing MMQSFVARRLLLAANSLRTGRCFSQVAQKEASIQENGVPVPKMPSFDYSPPPYTGPSAEEVLAKRREYLSPSFFHFYSKPLNLVDGKMQYLFDENGRRYLDAFGGIATVCCGHCHPDVVDAIVNQTKRLQHSTVLYLNHAIADFAEALASKLPGNLKVVFFTNSGTEANELAMMIARLYTGCHDMVSLRNAYHGNAAGTMGATAQRIWKFNIVQSGVHHAMNPDPYRGMFGSDGEKYAKDVHDLIEFGTSGNVAGFISEAIQGVGGIVELAPGYLPAVYKTIKNAGGLCIADEVQAGFARTGSHFWGFEGHGVVPDIVTMAKGIGNGIPLGAVVTTPEIGEVLTRRSYFNTFGGNPVCTAAGHAVLRVIEKEKLQDNAFKVGSYLKQRLVELKDKHDIIGDVRGKGLMLGVELVTDRKLKTPAKAEILHVMDQMKELGVLIGKGGFYGNVFRITPPLCFTKEDADFLVDAMDYTMSKM from the exons ATGATGCAGAGTTTTGTCGCGAGGAGGTTATTACTGGCGGCAAATTCTCTGCGCACCGGACGCTGTTTCTCTCAGGTAGCACAGAAGGAGGCTTCGATTCAGGAGAATGGCGTTCCCGTTCCGAAAATGCCCTCGTTCGATTACTCTCCGCCTCCCTATACAGGTCCCTCCGCCGAAGAGGTCTTGGCCAAGCGAAGAGAGTATCTCAGCCCTTCATTCTTTCACTTCTACTCTAAGCCC CTCAACTTGGTAGATGGGAAGATGCAGTATTTGTTCGATGAGAACGGCCGGAGATATCTAGACGCCTTTGGAGGGATTGCTACGGTATGCTGCGGCCACTGTCATCCCGATGTGGTCGATGCTATTGTCAACCAAACCAAGCGCTTGCAGCACTCCACAGTCCTCTATCTCAACCACGCCATCGCTGATTTCGCCGAGGCCTTGGCCTCGAAGTTACCGGGAAATCTCAAG GTGGTGTTCTTTACGAATTCTGGGACGGAAGCAAATGAATTGGCAATGATGATAGCAAGGTTATACACGGGGTGTCATGATATGGTATCATTGAGGAATGCTTATCATGGGAATGCAGCCGGGACTATGGGTGCCACTGCACAGCGTATCTGGAAATTCAACATTGTACAG AGCGGAGTTCATCATGCCATGAACCCAGACCCATACAGAGGGATGTTTGGATCAGATGGAGAGAAATATGCCAAAGATGTGCATGATCTTATTGAGTTTGGAACCTCGGGCAATGTCGCTGGTTTCATATCAGAAGCCATACAG GGAGTAGGGGGCATTGTAGAATTGGCCCCAGGTTACTTACCTGCTGTTTATAAGACCATCAAAAATGCAGGAGGCCTTTGCATTGCTGATGAGGTACAGGCTGGGTTTGCCCGCACAGGAAGCCATTTCTGGGGTTTTGAGGGTCATGGTGTCGTTCCTGATATAGTCACAATGGCAAAG GGTATTGGAAATGGAATTCCTCTTGGTGCTGTGGTAACAACCCCTGAAATTGGTGAAGTTCTTACTCGTCGGAGTTACTTCAACACCTTTGGTGGGAACCCTGTTTGTACTGCTGCAGGGCATGCTGTGTTAAGGGTTATTGAGAAAGAAAAGCTTCAGGATAATGCATTCAAAGTAGGATCTTATCTGAAGCAACGACTTGTTGAACTCAAAGACAAACATGACA TAATTGGAGATGTGAGGGGAAAAGGACTTATGCTTGGAGTTGAACTCGTGACTGACCGCAAACTGAAAACTCCAGCAAAAGCAGAAATTCTGCATGTAATGGACCAGATGAAAG AACTGGGCGTATTGATCGGGAAAGGAGGATTCTATGGAAATGTATTTAGAATTACTCCTCCTCTCTGCTTTACCAAGGAAGATGCAg ATTTCCTTGTTGATGCGATGGATTACACAATGTCGAAGATGTGA